Genomic DNA from Streptomyces venezuelae:
TGCCCTCCACGTTCGCCGCGCTCAAGTCGCCGGACCTGGACGCCGATCCGACCTTCCGGACCTTCTTCGACATCCTGGAGAACAAGCACAGCAAGGCCCTGCCGCCCTCCGTCAACGGCGGCGCGTACGTCGTCTCGCTGGGGGACTTCGCCTACGGCGTCGAGGCCGGGCGCGTCTCCGACCTGCGCAAGGGCCTGAAGAAACTCGACGAGCAGATCGACGCCGACACCCTCCAGTCGAAGAGCTGAGGACCCCGACCCATGGCAATGTCCCTGTCCGACCCGGCACGCCGCCGCCTGCGCACGCTCGGGTTCCTCTCCCCCTGGCTGGTCGGCTTCAGCGTCTTCTTCGCGTACCCGCTGATCGCCACCGTCTACTTCTCCTTCATGCACTACAACCAGATCAAGGAGCCCACCTTCGTGGGCCTCAGGAACTGGACGTACGTGTTCGAGCAGATGCCCTTGTTCGGGCCCGCCCTGCGGAACACCCTCTGGCTCGTCGTGATCATGGTGGCCGTGCGGGTGGTCTTCGGGCTCTCGCTCGGGCTGCTGATCACGAAGATCAAGACGGGGGCGGGGTTCTTCCGCACCGCCTTCTACATCCCGTACCTCGCGCCGCCGGTGGCCGCCACCGTCGCCTTCGTCTTCCTGCTCAACCCGGGCTCGGGGCCGGTCAACGAGATCCTCGGCTCCATAGGCATCTCCGGGCCCAACTGGTTCAACGATCCGGACACCGCCAAGCCCTCGCTCGTACTGCTCTCCCTGTGGGGCATCGGCGACCTGATGGTGATCTTCATGGCCGCACTGCTCGACGTACCGAAGGAGCAGTACGAGGCCGCCGAACTGGACGGCGCGGGGCCGTGGGCGAAGTTCCGCTACGTGACGTGGCCGTCGATCACGCCGATCGTGATGTTCGCGGTGGTCACGGGCGTCGTGCAGACCATGCAGTACTACACACAGGCCCTGGTCGCGGGGAAGGTCGCGTCCGGCGTCAACATCGGGCCCGGGTCCGTCATCCAGCCGGGATACCCCGACCACTCGACCCTCACGGTGCCCCAGCTCGTCTACCAAATGGGCTTCCAGAACTTCAACACCGGTGCCGCGTGCGTGCTTTCGCTCGTGCTCTTCGCCATCGCCATGGCCGTGACGATGCTCCTGATGCGCAAGCGCTCCGGGCTGCTCGCGGCCGAGGACTGAGGATTGAGGACTGAGGACATCCCGATGACTTCCACTGCTCTCAGCGCGCCCGCGTCGGCGTCGACACCCGAACGGACCTCCCCGAACCGGGGACCCGCCGCCGCCCGAGCCCGCCGCAAGCGGATCCTGCACTGGATCGCCGTGCACAGCGTCGCGATAGCCGTCGCGCTGCTGTTCCTGCTGCCGTTCGTCTTCGTCTTCCTGACGTCGGTGATGAGCGACTCGCAGGCCATGAGCGGCGACCTGTGGCCCGACTCCTGGCACTGGTCGAACTACAAGGCCGTGTTCGAGACGCCGGGCTTCCTCGACTGGTGGCGCAACTCGCTCATGTACGCGGGGCTCGGCACCCTCTTCACGGTCTGCTCGGCGATCCCCGTGGCGTACGCGCTCGCCAAGTTCCGCTTCCGCGGACGCCGCACCGCGATGCTGCTCGTCATCTCGACGATGATGCTGCCGCCGCAGGTGATCGTGATCCCCATGTACCTGGTGTGGGCCCAGCAGTTTCATCTGTCGGGGACCCTGTGGCCGCTGATCATTCCCATGGCGTTCGGTGACGCGTACTCGATCTTCCTCCTTCGGCAGTTCCTGCTGACCATCCCCAAGGAGTACATCGAGTCGGCGAAGGTCGACGGGTGCGGGGAGTTCCGCACCATGGTGAAGATCGTGGTGCCGATGGCCAAGCCCGGCATCGCCGCCATCGCGCTCTTCCAGTTCTTCTACTGCTGGAACGACTACTTCGGACCTCAGATCTACGCCGCACAGAACCCCGGCGCCTGGACGCTCAGCTACGGCCTCGAGTCGTTCAAGAGCGCCCATGCCGTCAACTGGAACATGACCATGGCCGCGACGCTGCTCGTCATGGCCCCCGTCATCATCGTCTTCTTCTTCGCACAGAAGGCCTTCGTCGAAGGCGTCACCCTCACCGGAGTAAAGGGCTGAGAACCGATATGAAGCTCGCAGTGGTCGGCGGAGGGTCGACCTACACACCCGAACTCATCGACGGATTCGCGCGGTTGAGGGACACCCTGCCGATCGGGGAACTCGTCCTCGTCGACCCGGCGGCCGACCGCCTGGAGCTGGTGGGCGGCCTCGCGCGGCGCATCTTCGCCAAGCAGGGCCACCCGGGCCGCATCGTCACCACGTCCGACGTGGACGCGGGCGTCGCGGACGCCGACGCGGTGCTGCTCCAACTGCGCGTCGGCGGGCAGGCCGCCCGCAACCAGGACGAGACATGGCCCCTGGAGTGCGGATGCGTCGGCCAGGAGACCACCGGCGCCGGCGGCCTCGCGAAGGCGCTGCGCACCGTCCCCGTCGTCCTCGACATCGCCGAGCGCGTCCGCCGCGCCAACCCGGACGCCTGGATCATCGACTTCACCAACCCCGTCGGCATCGTCACGCGGGCACTGCTGCAGGCCGGGCACAAGGCCGTCGGCCTGTGCAACGTCGCCATCGGCTTCCAGCGGAAGTTCGCGAAGCTCCTCGACGTCGCCCCCGGCGAGGTGCACCTGGACCACGTGGGCCTCAACCACCTGACGTGGGAGACGGGCGTACGCCTCGGGGGTCCGCAGGGCGACGACATCCTGCCGAAGCTGCTCGCCGAGCACGGGGACGCGGTCGCCGAGGACCTGCGCATGCCGCGCGCGATTGTCGACCGGCTCGGCGTCGTCCCCTCGTACTACCTGCGCTACTACTACCAGCACGACGCCGTCGTCGAGGAGCTGCGGACCAAGCCGTCGCGCGCCGCCGAGGTCGCCGAGATGGAGAAGCAGCTCCTGGAGATGTACGGCGACCCGGCGCTCGACGAGAAGCCGGAACTGCTCGCCAAGCGCGGCGGCGCCTTCTACTCGGAAGCCGCCGTCGACCTCGCGGCCTCGCTGCTCGGCAACGGCGGCAGCCCCTACCAGGTGGTGAACACCGTCAACAACGGCACGCTGCCGTTCCTGCCCGACGACGCGGTCATCGAGGTGCAGGCCGCGGTGGACGGCTCGGGGGCGAAGCCACTGCCCGTGCCGAGGCTCGACCCGCTGTACGCCGGGCTCATCGCGAACGTCACCGGCTACGAGGACCTGGCACTGCGGGCGGCCGTGCACGGCGGCCGCGAGCGGGTCTTCAAGGCGCTGCTCGCCCACCCGCTGATCGGGCAGTACGCGTACGCGGAGCAGCTCACCGACAGCCTGATCGCGCACAACCGGGAGCACCTGGCGTGGGCGTAGGCACGAGCGTGCTCGCGATCGACGCGGGGAACAGCAAGACCGACGTCGCGGTGGTCGCGGCCGACGGACGGATCGTCGGCACGGCCCGCGGCGGCGGGTTCCAACCGCCGCGGGTCGGCGTCGAGACCGCGGTGGACACCCTGGAGGAGGCGGTGGCACGGGCCCTCGCGGAGGCGGGCGCCGACTCCGTCGGGCACGTGTCGGCCTGCCTCGCCAACGCCGATCTCCCCGTCGAGGAGCGGGAGTTGGCGGAGGCGCTGCGCCGACGTGCGTGGGGCCCCTCGGTCGACGTCCGCAACGACACCTTCGCGATCCTGCGCGCCGGGCTCCGCGAGGACGCCGAGCCGCGCGGGGTCGCCGTGGTGTGCGGCGCGGGCATCAACTGCGTCGGCATGCTCCCGGACGGGCGCACCGCCCGCTTCCCCGCCATCGGCCGGATCTCCGGCGACTGGGGCGGGGGCGGCGGCCTCGCCGAGGAGGCGCTGTGGTTCGCGGCGCGTGCCGAGGACGGCCGGGGCGAGCCGACGGCGCTGCGCGAGACGCTGCCCGCGCACTTCGGTCTCGAGTCCATGTACGCGCTGATCGAGGCGCTGCACCTGGGGAGGGTGTCACCGGTGCGGCGGCACGAGCTGACGCCGGTCCTGTTCGCCACCGCGGCCGCCGGTGACGCCGTGGCCCGCGCGGTGGTGGACCGGATGGCCGAGGAGGTCGTCGCCATGGCGACGGTGGCCCTGGAGCGGCTGGATCTGCTCGACGAGGAGGCGCCGGTGCTGCTCGGCGGCAGTGTCCTGGCCGCGCGGCATC
This window encodes:
- a CDS encoding carbohydrate ABC transporter permease — its product is MTSTALSAPASASTPERTSPNRGPAAARARRKRILHWIAVHSVAIAVALLFLLPFVFVFLTSVMSDSQAMSGDLWPDSWHWSNYKAVFETPGFLDWWRNSLMYAGLGTLFTVCSAIPVAYALAKFRFRGRRTAMLLVISTMMLPPQVIVIPMYLVWAQQFHLSGTLWPLIIPMAFGDAYSIFLLRQFLLTIPKEYIESAKVDGCGEFRTMVKIVVPMAKPGIAAIALFQFFYCWNDYFGPQIYAAQNPGAWTLSYGLESFKSAHAVNWNMTMAATLLVMAPVIIVFFFAQKAFVEGVTLTGVKG
- a CDS encoding N-acetylglucosamine kinase, whose translation is MGVGTSVLAIDAGNSKTDVAVVAADGRIVGTARGGGFQPPRVGVETAVDTLEEAVARALAEAGADSVGHVSACLANADLPVEERELAEALRRRAWGPSVDVRNDTFAILRAGLREDAEPRGVAVVCGAGINCVGMLPDGRTARFPAIGRISGDWGGGGGLAEEALWFAARAEDGRGEPTALRETLPAHFGLESMYALIEALHLGRVSPVRRHELTPVLFATAAAGDAVARAVVDRMAEEVVAMATVALERLDLLDEEAPVLLGGSVLAARHPQLDDGVRVLLAERAPKAVPRVVVARPVLGAALLGLDHVAAAGEVYARVRGHYEDGARGE
- a CDS encoding carbohydrate ABC transporter permease, giving the protein MAMSLSDPARRRLRTLGFLSPWLVGFSVFFAYPLIATVYFSFMHYNQIKEPTFVGLRNWTYVFEQMPLFGPALRNTLWLVVIMVAVRVVFGLSLGLLITKIKTGAGFFRTAFYIPYLAPPVAATVAFVFLLNPGSGPVNEILGSIGISGPNWFNDPDTAKPSLVLLSLWGIGDLMVIFMAALLDVPKEQYEAAELDGAGPWAKFRYVTWPSITPIVMFAVVTGVVQTMQYYTQALVAGKVASGVNIGPGSVIQPGYPDHSTLTVPQLVYQMGFQNFNTGAACVLSLVLFAIAMAVTMLLMRKRSGLLAAED
- a CDS encoding 6-phospho-beta-glucosidase; its protein translation is MKLAVVGGGSTYTPELIDGFARLRDTLPIGELVLVDPAADRLELVGGLARRIFAKQGHPGRIVTTSDVDAGVADADAVLLQLRVGGQAARNQDETWPLECGCVGQETTGAGGLAKALRTVPVVLDIAERVRRANPDAWIIDFTNPVGIVTRALLQAGHKAVGLCNVAIGFQRKFAKLLDVAPGEVHLDHVGLNHLTWETGVRLGGPQGDDILPKLLAEHGDAVAEDLRMPRAIVDRLGVVPSYYLRYYYQHDAVVEELRTKPSRAAEVAEMEKQLLEMYGDPALDEKPELLAKRGGAFYSEAAVDLAASLLGNGGSPYQVVNTVNNGTLPFLPDDAVIEVQAAVDGSGAKPLPVPRLDPLYAGLIANVTGYEDLALRAAVHGGRERVFKALLAHPLIGQYAYAEQLTDSLIAHNREHLAWA